A single Pantoea rwandensis DNA region contains:
- a CDS encoding sodium:solute symporter family protein → MKQFSAEGMMIIVGIVIAYILFTTWLTWRLRSKNSGDFMAGSNVMPAFVVGVMLMSEYIGAKSTIGTAQAAFEGGFAASWSVIGAAIGFPLFGLLLVKRIYNTGKITISGAIAERYGNSTKNIISLIMIYALLLVNVGNYVSGAAAISTVLNLDLTTAAVITAIVSTFYFMFGGMKGIAWVTLLHSGLKYIGILIILGVALHMTGGVSPMIKEMPHFYWTWDGNIGASTIFAWMIGTIGSIFCTQFVIQAIASTKSAASAKRATWVAFFFCMPIAIAIALIGVAAKYLHPDIKSLYALPVFLQDMSPWLAGIVTTSLVASIFVSVSTVALAIASLVVKDFYVPYRNPTPEREFRMTRWLSLLIGFLPLILVLFVPEVLKLSFFTRAIRLSISVVAIIAFYLPFYKSTRGANAGLIGACVVTTVWYLLGDPLGINNMYVALITPAVIMVIDRLIPSAQTHDKKAPKSSMQNSGA, encoded by the coding sequence ATGAAACAGTTTTCTGCAGAAGGGATGATGATTATTGTCGGGATCGTCATCGCGTATATTCTGTTTACCACCTGGCTGACCTGGCGTCTGCGCAGCAAAAACAGCGGCGACTTTATGGCGGGATCCAACGTGATGCCGGCTTTTGTCGTGGGTGTGATGTTAATGTCTGAGTACATCGGCGCGAAATCGACCATTGGTACCGCCCAGGCGGCGTTTGAAGGCGGGTTTGCCGCTTCCTGGTCGGTGATTGGTGCCGCGATTGGCTTCCCGCTGTTCGGACTCCTGCTGGTTAAGCGTATCTACAACACCGGAAAAATCACCATTTCGGGTGCGATTGCTGAGCGTTACGGCAACTCAACCAAGAACATCATTTCCCTCATCATGATCTATGCGCTGCTGCTGGTGAATGTGGGGAACTATGTGAGCGGCGCAGCGGCGATCTCGACCGTGTTGAATCTCGATCTCACCACGGCGGCCGTAATCACCGCAATTGTCAGTACCTTCTACTTTATGTTCGGTGGCATGAAGGGCATTGCCTGGGTAACGCTGCTGCACAGCGGACTGAAATATATCGGTATCTTGATCATTCTCGGCGTCGCACTGCATATGACCGGCGGCGTTAGCCCGATGATCAAAGAGATGCCGCATTTCTACTGGACGTGGGACGGTAACATTGGGGCCAGCACCATATTTGCCTGGATGATTGGCACCATCGGTTCAATTTTCTGCACCCAGTTTGTGATTCAGGCCATCGCTTCCACCAAAAGTGCCGCATCCGCCAAGCGTGCTACCTGGGTTGCCTTCTTCTTCTGCATGCCGATTGCGATTGCCATTGCGTTAATTGGCGTGGCGGCGAAGTACCTGCATCCGGATATCAAAAGCCTGTATGCACTGCCGGTGTTCCTGCAGGATATGAGCCCATGGCTGGCCGGGATTGTGACCACCTCGCTGGTGGCCTCCATCTTCGTCAGTGTCAGCACAGTGGCGCTGGCGATTGCCTCGCTGGTGGTCAAAGATTTCTACGTGCCGTATCGCAACCCGACGCCAGAACGTGAATTCCGTATGACGCGCTGGCTGTCGCTGCTGATTGGTTTCCTGCCGTTAATCCTGGTGCTGTTCGTCCCCGAAGTGCTGAAGCTCTCCTTCTTCACCCGCGCGATTCGTCTGTCGATCTCGGTGGTGGCGATTATTGCCTTCTACCTGCCGTTCTATAAAAGTACGCGCGGGGCGAATGCCGGTCTGATTGGGGCCTGCGTGGTCACCACCGTCTGGTATCTGCTCGGCGATCCGCTCGGCATCAACAATATGTATGTGGCGTTGATTACGCCAGCGGTGATCATGGTGATTGATCGCCTGATCCCTTCGGCACAAACGCACGACAAAAAAGCACCAAAATCTTCAATGCAAAACAGTGGAGCCTGA
- a CDS encoding sialidase family protein translates to MTDSTITVERNGNLHPHAQDAQQLTAMLPSVCPQNHAANLLPLPNGDLLCVWFGGTQEGIADISVWCSRLEQGSSQWSEAQKLSDDSTRSEQNPVLFLDPDQVLWLLWTAQKSGNQDTAIVRYRQSRDFGRNWSAIDTLLDQPGTFIRQPITVLPNGNWLLPVFYCRTQPGVKWVGNDDISAVKISSDKGKSWRDVAVPDSLGCVHMNITLLQDGSLLALYRSRWADFIYQSRSTDGGESWSAPVATELPNNNSSIQVTTLNNGHLALVFNAMSAKDASERRLSLYDEIEDEDDDVAVAAEPVVHTGRTAFWGAPRAPMTLAISPDGGQSWPWQRHLDEGDGYCMTNNSQQKLNREFSYPSIKQSEDGALHIAYTYFRQAIKYVRVNEAWARGEQ, encoded by the coding sequence ATGACCGATTCAACGATTACCGTCGAACGTAACGGTAACCTTCATCCGCACGCGCAGGATGCGCAGCAGCTCACGGCGATGCTGCCTTCGGTCTGTCCGCAGAATCACGCCGCTAATTTGCTGCCGCTGCCCAACGGCGACCTGCTGTGTGTCTGGTTTGGTGGCACGCAGGAAGGAATTGCCGATATCTCTGTGTGGTGCTCACGCCTGGAACAAGGCAGCAGCCAGTGGAGCGAAGCGCAAAAACTCTCGGATGATTCGACGCGCTCTGAGCAGAACCCGGTGCTGTTCCTCGATCCTGACCAGGTATTGTGGCTGTTATGGACAGCGCAAAAGTCCGGTAATCAGGACACGGCCATTGTGCGCTATCGCCAGTCGCGCGATTTCGGCCGCAACTGGAGCGCCATCGACACGCTGCTCGATCAGCCCGGCACCTTTATTCGCCAGCCAATTACCGTGTTACCGAATGGCAACTGGCTGTTACCGGTGTTCTATTGCCGCACTCAGCCGGGCGTAAAATGGGTCGGTAATGACGACATTAGCGCGGTAAAAATCTCCAGTGATAAAGGCAAAAGCTGGCGCGATGTGGCGGTGCCGGATAGCCTCGGCTGTGTGCACATGAACATTACTTTATTGCAGGATGGCAGCTTACTGGCGCTGTATCGCAGCCGTTGGGCGGACTTTATCTATCAAAGTCGTTCGACGGATGGCGGTGAAAGCTGGAGTGCGCCGGTGGCGACTGAACTGCCAAACAACAACTCCTCTATTCAGGTGACCACACTGAATAACGGCCATCTGGCGCTGGTGTTCAACGCCATGAGTGCCAAAGATGCCAGCGAGCGTCGCCTGTCGCTGTATGACGAAATCGAAGATGAGGATGACGATGTGGCGGTGGCGGCCGAGCCGGTGGTGCACACCGGACGTACCGCGTTCTGGGGGGCACCGCGTGCACCGATGACGCTGGCCATCTCCCCGGATGGCGGCCAAAGCTGGCCGTGGCAGCGTCATCTCGACGAAGGCGACGGCTACTGCATGACCAACAATTCGCAGCAGAAGCTCAACCGCGAGTTCTCGTATCCCAGCATCAAGCAGAGTGAGGACGGCGCACTGCATATCGCCTACACCTATTTCCGTCAGGCGATTAAGTACGTCCGCGTTAACGAAGCGTGGGCGAGGGGAGAGCAATGA
- a CDS encoding LysR family transcriptional regulator → MLNKSRESRTSTDDLAFFVRVAALESLTAAARELGLSLPAVSKRLSHLEQRLGVQLLKRTTRRLELTAEGKRYLEGARPLLDQLAELEESVSSQAAVLRGSLNINASFGFGRRHVAPCVSRFAALHPEVSLSLQLSSQPLNFIDSHIDIDIRIGEPPDARLIARKLRTNPRVLCCAPIYAERHGLPDSIAALSQHNCILLRQYESDFALWRLSDGQQQVTQKVQGSLITNDGEVAMQLAMDGHGILLRSWWDAQHMIERGDLLHVLPAWSSVDGDIFAVWRPQRQLPARISAFVDFLQSAL, encoded by the coding sequence ATGTTGAATAAAAGTAGAGAATCGCGTACCTCCACCGACGATCTGGCCTTCTTTGTGCGCGTCGCAGCGCTGGAGAGTTTAACCGCTGCGGCGCGTGAACTCGGGCTATCACTGCCCGCCGTCAGCAAACGTCTCAGCCACCTTGAACAGCGTCTGGGGGTGCAACTGCTGAAACGCACCACGCGGCGACTGGAGCTCACCGCTGAAGGAAAACGCTATCTGGAAGGGGCTCGCCCGTTGCTGGATCAACTGGCAGAGCTAGAGGAGTCGGTGAGCAGCCAGGCGGCGGTGCTGCGTGGCAGCCTGAACATTAACGCCTCATTTGGATTTGGTCGCCGCCATGTTGCCCCCTGCGTTTCCCGTTTTGCTGCGCTGCATCCTGAAGTCTCGTTATCATTACAACTCAGCAGCCAGCCATTGAATTTCATCGATTCGCACATCGACATTGATATCCGCATTGGCGAACCGCCCGATGCGCGGCTCATCGCGCGTAAGTTACGCACTAATCCGCGCGTGCTATGCTGCGCCCCAATTTATGCGGAGCGTCACGGCCTGCCTGACAGTATTGCGGCGCTGTCGCAGCACAACTGTATTCTGCTAAGGCAGTACGAGAGTGATTTCGCACTGTGGCGATTGAGTGATGGCCAGCAGCAGGTGACGCAAAAGGTGCAGGGGAGTTTGATCACCAACGATGGCGAAGTGGCGATGCAGTTAGCGATGGATGGGCACGGCATTTTGCTGCGTTCCTGGTGGGATGCCCAGCACATGATTGAACGCGGCGATCTGCTGCATGTGTTGCCAGCATGGAGCAGCGTGGACGGGGATATTTTTGCCGTGTGGCGGCCGCAGCGTCAGTTACCCGCCCGCATTAGCGCCTTTGTCGATTTTTTGCAGTCCGCCTTGTAA
- a CDS encoding tartrate dehydrogenase: protein MSGKTYKIAVIPGDGIGKEVMPEGIRVMDAAAKKFNISLEWQWFDFASAEYWQQHGKMLPDDWFATLSQFDAIYFGAVGWPDVVPDHVSLWGSLLQFRREFDQYVNLRPVRLMPGVKAPLANRQPGDIDFYVVRENTEGEYSSVGGTMFPGTDREVVIQETVMTRTGVDRILKFAYELAQKRPKKHLTSATKSNGIAITMPYWDSRVEAMAPSYPEVKVDKYHIDILTANFVLHPDWFDVVVASNLFGDILSDLGPACTGTIGIAPSANINPEGKFPSLFEPVHGSAPDIAGKGVANPIGQIWCGAMMLEHLGYAEAGAAVLDAIERTLAAGNSLTRDLGGSASTEELGVAIAAAL, encoded by the coding sequence ATGAGCGGCAAAACCTACAAAATCGCCGTCATCCCTGGCGATGGCATTGGTAAAGAAGTGATGCCAGAAGGCATCCGCGTGATGGATGCAGCGGCAAAGAAATTCAATATTTCTCTGGAATGGCAATGGTTTGACTTTGCCAGCGCCGAGTACTGGCAGCAGCATGGCAAGATGTTGCCGGATGACTGGTTCGCCACTCTGAGCCAGTTTGATGCCATCTATTTTGGCGCGGTGGGCTGGCCAGATGTGGTACCGGATCACGTGTCGCTGTGGGGATCGCTGCTGCAGTTCCGCCGCGAATTTGATCAGTACGTCAACCTGCGTCCGGTTCGCCTGATGCCGGGCGTCAAAGCGCCGCTGGCCAATCGTCAGCCCGGCGATATCGATTTCTACGTGGTGCGTGAAAATACCGAGGGCGAGTACTCGTCGGTGGGCGGCACCATGTTCCCTGGAACCGACCGCGAGGTGGTGATTCAGGAGACGGTGATGACGCGTACGGGCGTCGATCGCATCCTGAAGTTTGCCTATGAGTTAGCGCAGAAGCGTCCGAAAAAACACCTGACGTCTGCCACCAAATCCAACGGCATTGCTATCACCATGCCATATTGGGACAGCCGCGTAGAAGCCATGGCGCCGAGTTACCCGGAAGTGAAAGTCGATAAGTATCATATCGATATTTTGACGGCGAACTTCGTGCTGCACCCGGACTGGTTTGATGTGGTGGTGGCCAGCAACCTGTTTGGCGACATCCTGTCAGATCTCGGCCCGGCCTGTACCGGCACCATCGGTATTGCGCCTTCCGCCAACATTAACCCGGAAGGGAAATTCCCTAGCCTGTTTGAACCGGTACACGGCTCAGCGCCGGATATCGCGGGCAAAGGCGTAGCAAACCCGATTGGACAGATCTGGTGTGGTGCGATGATGCTGGAGCACCTCGGTTACGCTGAAGCGGGTGCCGCCGTGCTGGACGCGATTGAACGCACGCTGGCTGCCGGCAATAGCCTGACGCGCGACCTCGGCGGCAGCGCTTCAACAGAAGAGTTGGGTGTGGCAATCGCGGCAGCGTTGTAA